Proteins encoded in a region of the Gigantopelta aegis isolate Gae_Host unplaced genomic scaffold, Gae_host_genome ctg2949_pilon_pilon:::fragment_5, whole genome shotgun sequence genome:
- the LOC121391777 gene encoding uncharacterized protein LOC121391777 produces MTKGCDGKFGRDCSYSCSDRKCRDPSASCHHVTGSCNGPCVAGWQGIACNVSETESTETSQKDGGSTNVAMAAIIGILSIILIAVSGIFFWYVRRHRMTSESTTNETTTVENKDGGHYENVGSHTGRERDTARADVSRESGYVNSQRSRGTDDVPQRPIGDSHESGNINEGQDIQLNEYEHLDSSKSPQNVYDKIIS; encoded by the exons ATGACAAAGG GGTGTGACGGGAAATTCGGCAGAGATTGCAGCTATTCCTGCAGTGACAGGAAGTGTAGAGACCCTTCAGCGTCATGTCATCATGTAACTGGATCGTGCAATGGGCCGTGTGTTGCTGGTTGGCAAGGAATAGCCTGCAATGTGAGTGAGACCGAGTCTACAG aaaccAGTCAAAAGGACGGTGGGTCCACGAATGTTGCAATGGCTGCTATAATAGGAATACTTTCCATAATACTGATTGCAGTTTCTGGTATCTTCTTCTG GTACGTCAGACGGCACAGGATGACATCAGAATCTACAACTAACGAAACGACAACTGTagaaaacaaagatggcggacaCTATGAAAACGTGGGCAGTCATACCGGACGAGAACGAGACACCGCGAGAGCTGACGTTTCTCGTGAGAGCGGCTACGTGAATTCACAAAGGTCACGTGGTACAGATGATGTTCCACAGCGCCCCATAGGTGATAGTCATGAAAGTGGTAACATTAACGAAGGACAAGATATTCAACTAAACGAATATGAACATCTTGATTCATCAAAATCACCGCAGAATGTCTACGATAAAATAATAAGTTAA